One window of the Xiphophorus couchianus chromosome 12, X_couchianus-1.0, whole genome shotgun sequence genome contains the following:
- the tet3 gene encoding methylcytosine dioxygenase TET3 isoform X2, whose product MGCWNADERQTEKEEWGDTEREERDRGAGGEDERGSQRSSYGDSVSGRRSTNRSSAEAWRVGYFEDNSQDRVGLPEQAAETVHKVTTVDGLTNGGQMEIGSHDRLQEGALSLDLANGVNPYHNNDEASMETDEQRAGGVPERQRWVPGHSKVNETQQQQSCWSNSSGTTPAEGVHYADIEDAQNLVAFSATASALPPSSSSSCLVLQPNTAKLYEKFTQETHADGAHSRVSAGAPETSCEPLEDLDILQAALSQAKHGHKPPNCNCDGHGCPDYLEWLEKKIKLATRRDQGSHKMGDEAPHLEQPHLPHQHQTYQQVNGAHRMSTSCLQQQQEVNQYSHQDQVPSSKPPIPCSPQVLSIAKEKNISLQTALAIDALTQLSSPQLVSAPGQVFRNNFHNHQNTPSLIPSSLNNNSSSRSQSVPPGLHPNQQGAVSYEHHRPQSQGQPGHASPLPSSTSPFPGQGKAPGFSPNPQQWRQGSDRDPEQRNPWMFRKPEPHAHFATASPNSSDPMSELKQLLGDTKLKNASFKLPLTQQLSLNQNGGIQVQGRIKQEPDSGEHYHHTSSTGRYEMSNGQQQGQHYPGNPMSPGQAAIRHSTQAALQHHLHHRRNLFSTQPPGFGVPSPRAPMTCQDLKKWWPQIDAEGMSVLPIKQEPKRRKNTHGSSVIKSVGLMAIGPALPKPKQIIIKKNKQKASMPTFLPQAQIAIQKPPVHMKDTSPSLTNSQICSLNPLALHRNSAQVSAAGLPAPEQSQVCISNTSLTPSSNVTTGNAPAVTDPSSTSVVLSAISKSEEASINLTSTNTSNATPVTSTTPSNTSPLQKLINIDPKYEELIRQFEAEFGNLAPDTSASPRKEETTPAPTLANQSLISPQDLSLASSNTTQSVSSIHTPQANNTPQSDDQKMEISKSDSDTQSELTVSQPSNEGREHTRPVNVSQNQETILDKQQLQQGMLEEALGMQDSPLPKRIKIEASGELAVLSTTCYSEESTPVKDGLNSSPSLKGFLDSPLRYLDTPTKNLLDTPIKDPQSEFPTCTCVEHILEKDEGPYYNHLGSGPTVASIRSLMEMRYGEKGEAVRIEKVVYTGKEGKSSHGCPIAKWVIRRGSNKEKLLCLVRQRAGHHCANAVIIVVILAWEGIPKSLADKLYHEVTDTLTKYGNPTSRRCGLNDDRTCACQGKDSEKCGASFSFGCSWSMYFNGCKYARSKTPRKFRLQGDHPEEEEKLRDNFQNLATEVAPLYKRLAPQAYSNQCAAEQRAPECRLGLKEGRPFSGITACMDFCAHAHKDQHNLHNGCTVVCTLTKEDNRKVGEIPEDEQLHVLPLYTVSLTDEFGSAEAQRRKMQNGAIQVLQAFRREVRKLPEPAKSCRQRRLEAKKAASEKKKSKLTQQTPEKTVVKTELCISSSPQTPGIKEIIKQEMKPDIKREPINGSIDGYPVQATDPFNNIYQNPAYYALGDHSPVGQPSAADTVNGYHPSLPAMPYGFFNYPPNALFRPKLKTYEGRSKLVQAERKSDAQSPQGHLPSNSHPEQNNQPNNSAYAQPANYSLSRPSSVSSEPSNRGTPLIKQEPMDVPVYEGALPSQACANTSRSTPQSAQWPGYKINGSIISNNWDGHLNRRQSPDVSSLNSDKLQLHKLHQHAQQRQSSPYPQQWTSHPCSNPQIASTNPAHQVPASPPPSPHLGTGHQGNLYRGAIRHSASYPGTPQPVTSHSGSVTPRPGTPRPGTPVTGIPGPPTPGPGTPGPATPGPATPGPATPSPLTPGQLTPRHWASPAPSPQPNPWGIGPAAFSPGLKHSNPAGAYPDKIWSKTGENRCSTPLGIQEKAWKSCGGSLAGSTPSPAPEGRLFPDALQQSDQAHCDPCRAESDVESFKHREEEDEVWSDSEHNFLDPAIGGVAVAPAHGSVLIECARRELHATTPLKKPDRSHPTRISLVFYQHKNLNQPMHGLALWEAKMKLLAERALQRQQEAALLGLSQEDIKALGKKRKWGSLLTGASPGPGQSKDKKDGPVTRLSHTFYTTSMVTVSPYAFTRVTGPYSHFV is encoded by the exons actGTTCACAAAGTCACTACAGTGGATGGCCTCACAAACGGAGGCCAGATGGAAATTGGTTCACACGACCGCCTCCAGGAAGGCGCGTTGAGCCTGGATTTGGCCAATGGGGTGAACCCCTACCATAACAATGACGAGGCATCTATGGAAACAGACGAGCAGAGGGCAGGAGGTGTGCCTGAAAGGCAACGCTGGGTGCCAGGACATAGCAAGGTCAATGAGACCCAACAGCAGCAATCATGCTGGAGCAACAGTAGTGGTACAACCCCTGCTGAGGGAGTCCACTATGCAGATATAGAAGATGCCCAGAATCTGGTAGCGTTTTCTGCTACGGCTAGCGCTTtgcctccttcttcctcttcatcttgCCTTGTCCTGCAACCTAATACAGCCAAGTTATATGAGAAGTTCACCCAAGAGACACATGCTGATGGTGCTCATTCTAGAGTCTCTGCAGGTGCTCCTGAAACAAGCTGCGAACCTTTGGAAGACCTTGACATCTTACAGGCAGCACTGAGCCAAGCTAAACATGGGCACAAGCCCCCTAATTGCAACTGTGATGGGCATGGTTGTCCAGACTACCTGGAGTGgttggaaaagaaaattaaattagcaACTAGAAGGGATCAAGGATCTCACAAAATGGGTGATGAGGCCCCACATTTGGAGCAACCCCATTTACCACATCAACATCAGACATACCAACAAGTGAATGGTGCCCACCGTATGTCCACTTCATGTTTGCAACAGCAACAGGAAGTTAATCAGTACTCTCACCAAGACCAAGTGCCCTCCTCCAAACCCCCTATTCCTTGCTCCCCCCAGGTGCTCTCCATAGCCAAGGAGAAAAACATCAGTCTTCAGACTGCCCTTGCGATAGATGCACTCACACAGCTATCCAGCCCTCAACTAGTCAGTGCTCCAGGTCAGGTTTTCCGAAACAACTTTCATAACCACCAAAACACACCTAGTTTGATCCCTTCCTCTCTTAACAACAACTCATCATCACGATCCCAGTCTGTCCCTCCAGGGCTGCATCCCAACCAGCAGGGTGCAGTATCTTACGAACACCATAGGCCCCAGTCCCAGGGCCAGCCAGGCCATGCTTCTCCTCTCCCATCCTCTACCTCTCCATTTCCAGGTCAGGGAAAAGCTCCAGGTTTCAGTCCAAATCCGCAGCAGTGGAGGCAGGGCTCTGACAGAGATCCTGAACAGAGAAATCCATGGATGTTCAGAAAGCCTGAGCCCCATGCTCACTTTGCAACTGCTTCTCCAAATAGCTCAGACCCCATGTCAGAGCTTAAACAGCTGCTCGGTGACACCAAGttgaaaaatgcttcttttaaGCTTCCCCTCACACAGCAGCTTAGCTTGAATCAGAATGGTGGCATTCAGGTCCAGGGCAGAATAAAACAAGAGCCAGACTCTGGTGAGCATTATCATCACACTTCCTCAACTGGACGTTATGAAATGTCTAATGGTCAACAGCAGGGTCAGCATTACCCTGGAAATCCTATGTCTCCTGGCCAAGCAGCCATACGTCACTCCACTCAGGCAGCTCTACAACATCACCTCCATCACAGGAGGAACCTGTTCTCTACCCAACCACCCGGCTTTGGAGTACCAAGCCCACGTGCACCTATGACATGTCAAGACTTGAAAAAATGGTGGCCCCAGATAGATGCTGAAGGTATGTCAGTTCTACCAATCAAACAGGAACccaagaggaggaaaaacaccCACGGGTCTTCTGTTATAAAATCAGTGGGTTTAATGGCTATAGGTCCTGCTCTTCCCAAGCCCAAACAGATAATCATCAAGAAGAACAAGCAGAAAGCCTCCATGCCAACCTTCCTCCCTCAGGCTCAAATCGCTATACAAAAACCACCAGTTCACATGAAGGACACATCCCCATCCCTGACCAATTCCCAAATATGCTCTCTCAACCCTTTGGCCCTCCACCGTAACTCCGCtcaggtttctgcagcaggtCTCCCTGCCCCAGAACAATCTCAGGTATGCATTTCCAACACCTCTCTAACTCCTTCTTCCAATGTTACAACGGGAAACGCTCCAGCTGTCACGGACCCCTCGTCCACATCTGTGGTTCTTTCAGCCATCTCAAAATCAGAAGAAGCAAGCATCAATTTAACCTCCACCAACACCAGCAATGCCACACCTGTGACCTCCACAACTCCATCCAACACCTCGCCGCTGCAGAAACTCATTAACATAGATCCAAAGTACGAAGAGCTGATCCGCCAGTTCGAGGCTGAATTTGGAAACTTGGCCCCAGACACATCCGCAAGTCCACGCAAGGAGGAGACCACTCCGGCCCCTACACTAGCGAATCAATCCCTGATCAGTCCTCAAGACCTCAGTCTAGCATCATCTAACACCACCCAGTCTGTCTCCTCAATCCATACTCCTCAAGCCAACAACACACCTCAATCAGACGATCAGAAAATGGAAATTAGCAAGAGTGACTCTGATACCCAAAGTGAATTAACAGTTAGTCAGCCTTCCAATGAGGGCCGTGAACATACAAGGCCTGTCAATGTTTCTCAGAACCAGGAGACTATTTTGGacaagcagcagctgcagcaagGAATGTTAGAGGAAGCACTGGGCATGCAAGACTCTCCACTGCCTAAGCGAATTAAAATTGAAGCTTCAGGAGAATTAGCGGTACTATCCACCACATGCTACTCTGAGGAGAGCACGCCAGTAAAGGATGGCCTAAATTCCTCACCATCTCTAAAAGGCTTTCTAGACTCCCCCTTGCGCTACCTAGACACCCCTACCAAGAACCTGCTGGATACTCCGATCAAGGATCCACAGTCCGAGTTCCCAACCTGTACCTGTGTGG AACATATCCTGGAGAAAGATGAAGGGCCGTACTACAATCACCTGGGGTCGGGACCTACAGTAGCCTCCATACGAAGTTTGATGGAGATGAG ATACGGAGAGAAGGGAGAAGCGGTTCGAATTGAGAAGGTGGTGTACACAGGCAAAGAGGGGAAGAGCTCCCATGGTTGTCCTATTGCCAAGTGG GTGATTCGTCGAGgcagcaacaaagaaaaactcctGTGCCTGGTGCGTCAGCGTGCCGGCCACCACTGTGCCAACGCAGTCATCATCGTTGTTATTTTAGCCTGGGAAGGCATCCCAAAATCCCTGGCTGACAAGCTTTACCACGAGGTGACAGACACCCTCACTAAGTATGGCAACCCCACCAGCCGGCGCTGCGGGCTCAATGACGA TCGTACCTGTGCCTGTCAGGGAAAAgactctgaaaagtgtggagctTCCTTCTCATTTGGCTGCTCCTGGAGCATGTACTTTAATGGCTGTAAGTACGCCCGAAGCAAGACGCCACGCAAGTTCCGGCTACAAGGAGATCATCCCGAAGAG GAGGAAAAACTCAGGGACAACTTCCAAAATCTGGCAACTGAGGTGGCTCCGTTGTACAAGCGACTGGCTCCACAGGCGTACAGCAACCAG TGTGCGGCAGAGCAGCGAGCTCCGGAGTGCAGGCTGGGTTTGAAGGAAGGCCGTCCCTTCTCTGGAATTACAGCTTGCATGGACTTCTGTGCCCACGCTCATAAGGACCAGCATAACCTGCACaatggctgcacagtg GTGTGTACCTTGACTAAGGAGGACAACCGAAAAGTGGGGGAAATCCCTGAAGATGAGCAGCTTCATGTGCTGCCACTGTACACGGTCTCACTGACAGATGAGTTTGGCAGTGCAGAGGCCCAGCGCCGCAAGATGCAAAACGGAGCCATCCAGGTACTTCAAGCTTTCCGTCGCGAGGTACGCAAGTTGCCCGAGCCTGCTAAATCTTGCCGGCAACGCCGACTGGAGGCCAAGAAGGCCGcctcagagaagaagaaaagcaaactcACACAGCAGACTCCAGAGAAAACAGTGGTCAAGACTGAACTTTGCATCAGCAGCTCTCCCCAAACCCCAGGCATTAAAG AAATTATAAAGCAGGAGATGAAGCCGGACATCAAGCGGGAGCCCATTAATGGATCAATAGATGGATACCCTGTGCAGGCAACAGACCCATTCAATAACATCTATCAAAATCCTGCCTACTATGCATTGGGGGACCATTCCCCAGTCGGCCAGCCCTCTGCCGCAGACACAGTAAATGGCTACCATCCCAGTCTGCCTGCAATGCCCTACGGCTTCTTCAACTACCCTCCCAATGCTCTTTTCCGTCCTAAGTTGAAGACCTATGAAGGTCGAAGTAAGCTTGTCCAGGCAGAAAGAAAGTCTGATGCTCAGAGCCCTCAGGGCCACTTGCCTTCCAACAGCCACCCAGAGcaaaacaaccaaccaaacaacagCGCTTACGCCCAGCCTGCCAACTATAGCTTGTCCCGTCCTTCTTCGGTCTCCTCTGAGCCATCCAACAGAGGCACTCCGCTCATCAAACAAGAGCCTATGGATGTACCAGTCTATGAAGGGGCACTGCCAAGCCAGGCTTGTGCCAACACATCAAGAAGCACCCCGCAGTCTGCGCAGTGGCCTGGGTATAAGATTAATGGGAGCATTATTTCAAATAACTGGGATGGCCACTTAAACCGTAGACAAAGTCCTGATGTCTCTTCTTTAAACTCAGACAAGCTGCAGCTTCACAAGCTTCACCAGCATGCCCAGCAGCGCCAGTCCTCTCCGTACCCTCAGCAGTGGACTTCCCACCCATGCTCAAACCCCCAAATTGCTTCCACCAATCCAGCACACCAGGTACCTGCATCTCCACCTCCATCCCCTCACCTTGGCACGGGGCACCAGGGCAACTTATATCGAGGCGCCATACGTCACAGTGCTTCTTACCCTGGTACACCACAACCTGTTACCTCTCACTCAGGCTCAGTAACTCCAAGGCCTGGGACCCCACGTCCAGGCACCCCAGTCACTGGCATTCCAGGTCCACCCACCCCTGGTCCTGGCACCCCAGGTCCTGCCACTCCAGGCCCAGCCACCCCAGGCCCAGCCACCCCAAGCCCACTAACTCCAGGGCAACTTACCCCCAGGCACTGGGCGAGTCCTGCTCCTAGCCCCCAACCAAATCCTTGGGGCATCGGACCTGCTGCATTTAGCCCTGGGTTGAAGCACAGCAATCCTGCAGGAGCCTATCCCGACAAGATCTGGTCCAAGACTGGGGAGAACCGGTGTTCCACTCCCCTCGGGATCCAAGAAAAGGCCTGGAAGTCTTGTGGAGGTTCATTGGCAGGCAGCACCCCTTCTCCCGCTCCCGAGGGTCGCCTGTTCCCTGATGCGCTGCAACAGTCCGATCAAGCCCATTGCGATCCCTGCCGAGCTGAAAGCGATGTTGAAAGTTTCAAACATCGTGAAGAAGAGGATGAGGTGTGGTCTGACAGCGAACACAACTTCTTGGATCCCGCAATTGGCGGCGTAGCAGTAGCACCAGCTCACGGCTCAGTCCTGATCGAATGCGCCCGGCGGGAACTACACGCCACCACTCCGCTTAAGAAGCCCGATCGTTCTCATCCCACCCGCATCTCCCTCGTCTTCTACCAGCACAAGAACCTCAATCAGCCAATGCATGGCCTGGCTCTGTGGGAGGCCAAAATGAAGCTGCTGGCAGAGCGAGCactgcagaggcagcaggaaGCAGCTCTCCTTGGCCTCTCCCAGGAAGACATCAAGGCACTCGGCAAGAAACGCAAATGGGGGTCTTTGTTAACTGGCGCCAGTCCAGGACCTGGACAGTCGAAAGACAAGAAAGACGGGCCAGTGACACGGTTATCTCATACATTCTACACCACTTCTATGGTTACTGTGTCTCCCTATGCCTTCACTCGCGTCACTGGGCCCTACAGCCACTTTGTTTGA